In Chloroflexota bacterium, the DNA window CACCTTTTCAGCGTATCGGTGGGTAAAAGAAATGTTTGACATTATCGGCAAAAGGTTTCGGTTCTTTCTGATATCGGGAGGGATTATCCTCATCGGGATTATCTCCCTGCTGACCTTCGGCCTGAAAATGGGTATTGAGTTCGGCAGCGGCTCGCTGCTCACCGTTGACTTTGAGCAGGATGTTGCGCAGGGCGAATTGAAGGAGGCGCTGGTTGACCTGGGTTACGATAACGTGATTATCCAGCGCACCGGTGCCGGTGACTACCTGATACGTACCGAGGAATTAAGCACAGAAGGCAAGAAAGCGCTGGAAGCCGGGCTTGAGGCAAGGTTTGGCAAGCTCACCGAGCCTGAGTTTTCTTCGGTTTCACCGATGATTGCCACGGAGACGGTACGGACGGCGGTTATCGCCGTGGCGGTGGCGGCTTTGGGCATATTACTCTACGTTACCTGGGCGTTCCGCCGTATGCCCAGGCCCATACATTACGGTACCTGTGCCATCATCGCCCTGGTTCACGATGCACTGGTGGCACTGGGTGTCTTCTCCATTCTCGGGGGCATACTGAACTGGCAGGTCAACATGATGTTCATCACCGGTATCCTGGCAGTTATCGGCTACAGCGTGAACAATACCGTGGTCATCTTTGACCGGATACGGGAAAACCTGCGCCTCGATATAAGCGTCAATTTTGAGACGGTGGTCAACAACAGCCTAGTGGAAACGCTCGGTCGCTCCGTAAACACCAGCCTCACCACGCTGGTGGTTGTGCTGGCGCTGCTGTTCTTCGTCGGCGCCACCATTCAGAACCTGGTTGCCGTCCTGATTATCGGCATCATTGCCGGAACCTTCAGCTCCGTCTGCATCGCGCCCACGCTGCTGGTGGTCTGGGACAAGAGGGAGTGGCGGCGGTTCATCAGCTGGCTGCCTTTCGCGTGGGCAAAGGCTGTGAAATAGGTTAAGGATGATGTTCGCTACCCGAAGTGGAGCGGCTAAGCTTTCTCTGGGCGTAGTCCTCTTCCTGATAGTGTTCAAGGTGGTGGTGGGGGTCCTCACCGGGAGCATCAGCGTTCTTGCCCAGGCGGCGGACAGTTTTTTCGATTTGTTTGCCATAGCCATTACCTTTTTTGCCGTTGTTGTCGCTACCAAACCCGCTGACGAAGAGCACCCTTTTGGCCACGGCAAGGTGGAAAATATAGCTGCCGTTGTGCAGGCGGTACTGATTTTTGCCGCCGGCGGCCTGATTATATATGCAGCGATACGCCGGATTATCGTCGGGGCAACCCTGGAGTTAACGGAAGCCGGTATAGGAGCAATGCTGGTTTCCATTGTGGTCAGCCTTTTCCTGTCGAGGTACCTGCTTAAAGTAGCCAGGACCACCGATTCGTTGGCACTTGAGGCCAATGCTCGCAATATTGCGGCCGATGTTTATTCCGCGGCAGGCGTACTGGTGGGGCTGGTGGTCATCCGTTTCACTGACCTCGCCATCATCGACCCGATAATTGCGCTGCTGGTTTCTCTGGTTATTTTCAAATCGGCTTATGAAGTATTGAGGAAGTCATTTGGTGGGCTGATTGATGTCAAATTACCGGAAACCGAAGAAAATATCATTAAATCAGCAATAATGGAGCATATCGGGGAGCTGGTTGATTTTCATGCCCTGCGTACGCGGAAGGCGGGAAGGCAGCGTTACATTGATTTGCATCTGGTAATGCCCGGAGATATCAGCATCGAAACAGCACACCGGATGTGCGACCACCTGGAACAGGATATTAAGCGCAAGCTGCACCACACCAGCGTCATGATTCACGTTGAACCGTGTAGTGAGAAATGTGAACAGTGCCCCATTCCGCCGGATTTGCGCCATAATAAGCTCTAGGGCAGGTTGGATATGCTGCCGTGTGGAGTTTGGTTATGGCAATTGCGAGGATGGCGGTGTTGAGTTAATAAGTGGGCAGTCTGTTTAGCGGATAATTCTGATGAGAATCAGAAGAATTGGCGGAATCAGCAAGGACGAAAACAGAATCACGGCCAGGCTTGCCCCGGCAAGGGCGGCTATCAGGGCAATCACATTAGCGGCAATGGCATAAAATATAAAATCCTTCATCATCTTACTACTCCACAGAATGCTTCAGGTAATTTTGTGTATTTCCTTTATTCGCGTGACCAGGTCACTTATATCCGGCACAGCCCGGCGGCGCTCCGGTTGCCCCAGCGGGTCTTCGCTATCTGACTTGCCGAGCAGGACATCGAAGGTTGCCTTTACCGATGTCGCCAGCGCTTTCAGATTATAGCCCCCTTCGAGGGTGATGACTATTTTCCCGTTGCAAAGTTCGTCGGCCAGCCCCTTGATAATCTGTACCATTTCAGCGAAGCCGGCGGTGCTGACCTCCATCATGGCCAGGCGGTCTTTCCAGTGCAGGTCATAGCCGGCGGATACCAGAATTAGCTCAGGGTGGAAACGCCTGACCACCGGCACGATAATTTGCTCAAATACCTGACGGTATTCCTCATCGCCGGAGCTGCTGGGCAGGGGGATATTGACCGTAGTGCCCTCGGTGGCGCCGCTCCCGGTCTCGCCAACGGTCCCGGTGCCCGGATAGTGAGGGTACTGGTGAGTTGATAAATAGAGAACCTGCGGGTTATTATAGAAGGCTTCCTGCGTGCCATTGCCGTGGTGCACATCGAAATCTATGATGGCGACCTTACCGATTTTGTGCTTCTTCAGGGCGTGCTGGGCGGCGATGGCGATGTTATTAAAGAGGCAGAAACCCATGGCGGCCATTGCGGTGGCATGGTGGCCGGGAGGTCTGACCAGGGCAAAGGCGCTGTTTACCCTGCCGCTGATAACGGCATCGGTCGCTTCCATAGCGCCGCCAGCGGCATACAGCGCTGCATCGTAGGAATCCGGCGACATAACGGTGTCGCCGTCAAGCCAGCCGCCTCCCCTCGACGCCGCATCCTGAATTCGTGAGACGTATGATGCCTGATGGACATAGGTCAACTCCTCCGTGGTGGCCGGGCGGGACTTGATGGATGTTAACTGCTCTAACAGCTTGGTTTCCGTAAGGTGAGCCATAATGGCTTCAAGGCGTTGTGCGTTTTCCGGATGGTAGCCGGTATCATGCTTCAGGTATACGGGGTCGTACACGTAACCTACCTTCATCATTCACCTCTAAATCACCAGTTGAATGCCTGATATCAGAAACCAGAGGCCGAAGCCAATAAGCAGCAGGCTGCAGGCAATAAAAAGCCACTCCTGCAGGCGTTGTCCCCAGAAGGTATGCGTCCGGTAAATAACATTGGATAACAGCGATAGCCAGACCAGGTCGCACAGCCAGTGCACGATGGTGAAGACAATCAGACCTGTCGTGCCGAACTCGAGGATGCGCATAATCAGCATGCTGCCGATGGTCGCCCACCACAGTAGGAAAAAGGGGTTGAAGCCGCTGGCAAAAATTCCAGCAAGGAAGGCATTGTAGGGCAGGTCTTTTCCTTTCCTGACCACCTCG includes these proteins:
- the secF gene encoding protein translocase subunit SecF, with the translated sequence MFDIIGKRFRFFLISGGIILIGIISLLTFGLKMGIEFGSGSLLTVDFEQDVAQGELKEALVDLGYDNVIIQRTGAGDYLIRTEELSTEGKKALEAGLEARFGKLTEPEFSSVSPMIATETVRTAVIAVAVAALGILLYVTWAFRRMPRPIHYGTCAIIALVHDALVALGVFSILGGILNWQVNMMFITGILAVIGYSVNNTVVIFDRIRENLRLDISVNFETVVNNSLVETLGRSVNTSLTTLVVVLALLFFVGATIQNLVAVLIIGIIAGTFSSVCIAPTLLVVWDKREWRRFISWLPFAWAKAVK
- a CDS encoding cation diffusion facilitator family transporter, which produces MFATRSGAAKLSLGVVLFLIVFKVVVGVLTGSISVLAQAADSFFDLFAIAITFFAVVVATKPADEEHPFGHGKVENIAAVVQAVLIFAAGGLIIYAAIRRIIVGATLELTEAGIGAMLVSIVVSLFLSRYLLKVARTTDSLALEANARNIAADVYSAAGVLVGLVVIRFTDLAIIDPIIALLVSLVIFKSAYEVLRKSFGGLIDVKLPETEENIIKSAIMEHIGELVDFHALRTRKAGRQRYIDLHLVMPGDISIETAHRMCDHLEQDIKRKLHHTSVMIHVEPCSEKCEQCPIPPDLRHNKL
- a CDS encoding histone deacetylase — translated: MMKVGYVYDPVYLKHDTGYHPENAQRLEAIMAHLTETKLLEQLTSIKSRPATTEELTYVHQASYVSRIQDAASRGGGWLDGDTVMSPDSYDAALYAAGGAMEATDAVISGRVNSAFALVRPPGHHATAMAAMGFCLFNNIAIAAQHALKKHKIGKVAIIDFDVHHGNGTQEAFYNNPQVLYLSTHQYPHYPGTGTVGETGSGATEGTTVNIPLPSSSGDEEYRQVFEQIIVPVVRRFHPELILVSAGYDLHWKDRLAMMEVSTAGFAEMVQIIKGLADELCNGKIVITLEGGYNLKALATSVKATFDVLLGKSDSEDPLGQPERRRAVPDISDLVTRIKEIHKIT
- a CDS encoding LysE family translocator, coding for MFPILLSVIVISFSGVMMPGPMTAVTLAKSYKSPWAGVWISLGHAVIEVPLILLIYFGFAQFFQINIVRLLLSVAGSGMIIWLGVSMFRARTEVVRKGKDLPYNAFLAGIFASGFNPFFLLWWATIGSMLIMRILEFGTTGLIVFTIVHWLCDLVWLSLLSNVIYRTHTFWGQRLQEWLFIACSLLLIGFGLWFLISGIQLVI